The Macaca mulatta isolate MMU2019108-1 chromosome 9, T2T-MMU8v2.0, whole genome shotgun sequence genomic sequence TTACAGTACTCTGgtatatatgaaaatgtttttgattttacattgCATATTTCTGAGTCCATTCTCTTGCATGTCTGTTGTATCTGTAAATATACAAAAAGGATATagtaaaaacatacaaaatatttcaGAAGCATCTAtctatataaaactatatattctACCTTCTTATACTTAATTGCAATAATCACACATATATCAATTATTGGGTCAATGTGACTTAGGTTCACacagaaataaaacaggaaaaataattttttaactcaTGGATTTCTCTGCAACCTACATGAAAATGTATCCaactatacaaaaatcaaaatacagaaaCCGGCTTCTGACAGAAATTTACAAAAGCCAATCCTAAAGGAGCATTATCTACAAATTGCAAATAAACCTACAGTACTAGCAAGATGAAGCAGTTTGAGAATTAGGTCAGTTTGGATGGCCATAGAGAGAACTCCTCTTCCTTGGAGaagataatacatatttaatactTTCCAATGattaaattctttcatttttaatttaccaCCTAGAATATAAATACCTATTTTTCAAATACAGAGTATATACTATTGAACAGTAAGTGGGAAGGAACAAGATTTATCATAAAAGGTCTAACAGAGTTCTAAAAGAAAGGTTTACTCCAttggaaaaagataaacaatataCACATAATGACCATAATTAAATTTACTCAAAACATATTGATAATATTCATGTTTTAGCATACTATATAGGAATGTATCCATACAGAAACTAAGATAAGTAAACACTTACTTTTCTTTGTCTGATTTATAGATTTGTGCAATATCTGGTACTAAGGGGTCATCTGGATTAGGATCACAAAGTAGAGAACATATGGACAATAAAACTAGATTTAAAAGAGAACATCATATTAGACAATAACCCTCCTAATTCATACAAATTacatatgtgaaaataatttcagtGAATATAGATACTGTACTTACGAAAAAAATAACACAtcaaattacattttattctaCTTTGGTTGACAGCAAttgatctttaatttttaaagttataaaattacCGTACGatgcataaaatacaaaattattttagcttttgaagttttaaattCTATCTGAgtatccatttatttaaaaaaatgtgagcTTCCAAAGTAGCTATTGGCAACCTTTAAACTTGAGAGTTCTCTACAGAACAATCAAATTACAGTTAACAGTACAAACCATTTTGGATACAGTGCTCATATACCTTTTTATATTGGCTTAAAGCTATAGTCTgtctacaaagaagaaaaatttgtaaaatttttttcaatgaatcTTTACTTCATGTACTTTATTCGTATtgcatgcatttaaaaataatgtgaacaGCTATCTTTACATAgcttgcatattttaaaatagaaatgaaaattgaaaaaggAGTTGTTACTCCAGTATGTCAAAATCCTAATGCAAATAACTacactaaaacacacacacacacacacacacacacacacacacacacacacacacacacacaatctaagTATCTGAAATAAGAGGGAATAAGGACTCTGGTTCCTCAACTGTCTGCTTCAATTGCATGCCACTACTCAGATCTGAGGAGGTTCATGGAACCCTCTGGACCAACCTCCCATTCCACTTGCCCCCACCCCACTGCGtttcctttctattttcctaCTCTTTCAAGTCTAAAGGTGGATTTATAGAGCAGAGTTGACTCTTACAATGACAGGCAAAGGGGGGGTGTTatgaactaaagaaaaaattaatattttattcatctttcttatCTTCTATCTGCCCAATGAAACTTAAAGCCTTGTATATTAAACCAACAGGGTAGATTTTCAGGGCTAACTTACAGCCCCAGAATGCTTCCAGACTAACCTCatgataaaaagcaaaagaagacgtttaaaatatggaaaagctccaggcatggtggcatgtgtctataatgccaactacttgggaggctgaggcggaaggatccttgagcttaggaattcgagaccagcccgggcaacacagcaaccccatctcaaaaaaaaaaaaaaaataataataataataagctgggcaatgtggctcacacctataataccagcactttaggagaccaaggcaggaggatcacttgaggccaggagtttgagaccaggctgggcaacacagcaagactctgtctatatttaatttaaaaaaaaatcttttaagataaacaaattaaaaattttaaaatatatatatagaaaagtaaaaaatatacaaacaaacgAGCAAGGTATGATCTATCTTATAAAAAAGTAAGCAAGAAGGAAGTTCCTCCTCTGCTCACCCCTACTGCCAGGAGCCATTTGCCCCAATTTCACTATCATGCACACAAACAATGTCTATCCTTTAAGGTAAGGAAAAGGGTAACAGTTAACATTCACgtaagtgcctactatgtactAGGTACATAGCAACCGTATATGGTAACACTATAAGAATCCCCATTTTTACTTATAAGAAACTGAGGCTGTTTCATTTCTCACAGGATGGTTTCCAGAATCTAACACTACTGATTCTTTATTAAAAGCTACCAATGTCAGAATATAAGTACTCAGTATCTGGCAGTTTGCCATTTCTTTTATATGTATAAGGACTTAGCGGTTTATGCCAAGTGAGATTCATTTTGTGACACCATTCCAGGAAACAGCATTTGAACTTGAATTACCCTTCAACACAGAATTTTTCATATATCTAATGCATGACAGTTACACTGTGTAACTGAAAGATTCTTAAAATATGAGAATCTATATGAATACTGTAGATGAGCATCTGAGGTCAGAAAAACTACCATTCATAAATAATGGAACTGAAAGAGCCATTATTTATCCAATATTTGAAAGAGCTATGGCTGTGGATCCTGCTTCCTATAAaccttattacttttaaaaacatgttgtATATTCAAGtagcaattattaaaaataaaaaatgagtacaGATTGCTTCCATAAATCCCTTCAAGGGaaacattttcttcaattttataaaaACGGAAAACTTGATGGTTACTTCAGTGCGGCTGCTTCTAACCTAAACAATATTTTCCAACTGTCAGGTTCTCTTCTTTTAGAGAAACAATATATAAATTAAGAGTGCTAGCACAGTAAGTAGTATTggctaatgaaataaaatggctTCAGATGGCCTATGTATACACCTGATAATCCAGCAAAGAACACCTATACACCTGTAAAAGTTGAGAATCAGCACAGATCTTGTGTCAGTCACTATAATGACACTCCTGATTATGCAAAGTTTAGACTAACATGCTATATGTATTGCATTATCCTAGTGTGAAATGTCTtccattttaaatcatttatcaatcaaatctgttatttttttcttggatgAAGTAAAACAGCTGTAAAGCTTTATTACTGTCAACATTTCCATTTAATGAATGGGACAACTAGTCCCAAAATCTTCCTTTTACTAtctcttattctctctctttttttgcagagacagggtctcctatgttgcccaggtcagtcctgaactcttgggctcaagcaatcctcctacttcagccttccaaagtgttagagtaacaggcatgagccacagtgcctgggcactgtctcttttttaaaagataacaccCAAGCTAAAAGGATAAAATGTCTACACTCCCCTCAACCAAAGCTAACTGCCAAAAGCCAGAGTAACATAAGAGCGGAGAgagcaaaacaaaatcaaaacaggaGAAAGCACAGTTGATTgttgttttaaaactttagtCCATAGGTAATTCTGTTGTATTTTTCCTGTCTTACTGTTATCAATTGTTTTAAATCTGATCGATGAAATTACCTTTTGATACAGTCAGAGCTGGTGACCATTGTGACCTCAGAATATCGAGACAAATACTTCCATTACTGTTTATGTTTGGATGGTAAATTTTTGTTGTGAAAGCGatctaaacataaaacaaaacaacaaaatatgacAATCACCTTTGAATCAACTATGAATAAAACAGAACCAATTTGCTCTAGGGTAAAATATGTTCAAGTTTACATAACGCTAGAGGAGAAAAGTCTTCGGCACAAATCAAATAATTATCTACTTTGTGCTACACATAGTTCTAGCTAGTGAGAATGTGAACACAAATAAGTcagcttccttctttctccctccaaGGAACTGAAAAGTATTTTGGACAGTGTAATAAATAAGTCTCTAGTAGCTGGTATGACTGGTTGAGTAGCATCTAAAGTAATTAACCATGGCTTTCATCATACACAGAAGTAATCCTTTTCTTGATTTGATTATTGGTGATACCTAGAAGTAACACTTGGATGTAAAAACAGGGTGCTGGCGCTGTTTCAGGGCAAAGTTGAGGGGTCTCAGCTAAGAAATCCATCAAGAACCCTAATTTTCCACAAGCGTTGTCATATCATTTCATAAATACAATGTTAATCTGcttttaactatttaaaataattatttcctgaGTGACAGAATCTGCTCATTTTTCCCCTCCCTGAAATCCCTATCATTTGCTTCCTCTTTAGAGCAAATCTAAATTTAACATGTGTTTCTCTCTCCTACCATACTAAATTAAGGGACTGTTTCATATTTACTTTTGGATTCCTTGGTGTAGAAGAACATGGTAGGTACTCAgtgaatgtttattgaatacttaaaaaaaaaaaaaaaaaaaaaaaacgagaaagaaggATCAACTTTGGAAAGATAATCCCATGAAAAGTCTGACTCTTAATCATAAAAATTTCCCAAACTACACGTATccaataagaagagaaagaaaagcaaggaattAAATTTATAGCATGACAGATACTGACTTTTGTTTTATAGACTTAATAAAGTATTTCAATAAGAAATCAGATTTTAGATTCAGTagtttttataaaacagaaaatgctaATCTCCCCCACAGTCTTTGACATACAAAATGAGCTCTAGATAAAAGAGTAAAATCCCTTACATGGGAGTCACatcaatcataaaaataaaaatacctttgGTGGTTTAAAAGGATAATCTGTCGGGAAATGTACAGTGAGAAAGAAGACTCCACCTTGATATGCGCTATCAGGCTGAAATTACAAAAGATTTGCATCAGCATTTGATTACTGTATTTATTTGTAACGACAGTTATTTCCCCCAAATATTATCAGTTTGAAAAAAATGCCatcatgtttaaaataatttcattaaatattacCAGTTTGAAAAAAATGCAACCATTTTGTCATAAGTTCAAATCATTTACCTTGAGAACAGGTTTCTCTTTGCAGGTACGAAGGAGGATTTTCCAACAATTAGGCCGAcatcataaaatttaaaacaaaacaaaaacaggacacACACAGTGGTGTGACTTGTCCAAACAAATCTGGTTATGAGTACAAGTTGTTAAAGATCAGTGTACATACAAGACTGCCGCGGGAAAAGATCATTGTCTGCAGCTGTAAGcagtatttttttgaaaaaggctTGAAGCTAGTAAAACTTAAGTTCTGATGTTCACTTAATGACCAAGAATGGAGATGAACGGAAGAGGCTGtcatgaaaagaaaatgctaaggaCCCTGCTACACAATTTATCTGCCAAATCTTCGTGtagtaattatttataaaataatgtagaGAAACCCAAAAAGtccaaaacaaaattatatattcatgCTACTATCAAATTGGGAATCAACTTTACTAGAGAAATTTAGATTTGATCATGTTTCTTTATGGCCATTAGAAAATATAacattacaaacaaaaaaaaaggtaaaaaaagaaaaatgctagcAAAATATacctaaaattctattttattctttcatatttcat encodes the following:
- the UBE2D1 gene encoding ubiquitin-conjugating enzyme E2 D1; the protein is MALKRIQKELSDLQRDPPAHCSAGPVGDDLFHWQATIMGPPDSAYQGGVFFLTVHFPTDYPFKPPKIAFTTKIYHPNINSNGSICLDILRSQWSPALTVSKVLLSICSLLCDPNPDDPLVPDIAQIYKSDKEKYNRHAREWTQKYAM